The following are from one region of the Brienomyrus brachyistius isolate T26 chromosome 4, BBRACH_0.4, whole genome shotgun sequence genome:
- the LOC125739825 gene encoding supervillin-like isoform X4 gives MRRCDANFGPGSPIRLGSWTTSEGKTLSFRQEFSSDDNSDVVKDTDANLLAVLPRVSELRKYFERVARDLEMNRKERIARRLEGIEGDAGLVSHRLLEEDTPRYTRATDLCEPCVVVRRYSREELAVPPAVEVIAPERQSRVRVRAEPKTTQAPPYSSTSVLAELDSKAERIARYKAERRRQLAERYGISLDQETEVEPSTPRHGYGRTRMQLEEGGRGCGQGPQERHSLRVSGGSHSSSSGVGRVFMAAQPGPLVAAPGSSEHERAMNLENSRRDRDRERGAQPVSPPSYTDPPVSSTKAPPREPPLAGVPSSPRPGRRASLPTPRYGISPGDLFIEQQAQNILNRQGIRARERRMKDDLSHRSAEWGFDAPPPRQHPQVTIHQVVPHPNPPHGRMAAAHPEPTHGRMAAAHPEPTNGRMAAAHPEPTHGRMAAAHPEPTHGRMAAAHPEPTHGRMAAAHPEPTHGRMAAAHPEPTHGRMAAAHPEPTHGRMAAAHPEPTHSRMAAAHPEPTHGRMAAAHPEPTHGRMAAAHPEPTHSRMAATHPEPTHGRMAAAHPDPTHGRMAAAHPEPTHGRMAAAHPEPTHGRMAAAHPEPTHGRMAAAHPEPTHSRMAASHHGIRSQQTPSASRPVGQYRSPQRRASMEFNPDMQVAGGSPVKTEGLLRSRKAVLPSEVRHWEKSVDTPYMAGPGEEEEDEEQSVRIIGRRFSRNMEDHAPRFMEQAPNQVQHAPGPPEHTPRDVQHISRTSEPIHRQGDHTRPQTHAAYNQERISRPMEHIPKSADSTSRVADHISRAGDVVIRPVERTSKAMEHTPRRASHITKLGDHNLDQQEVELPEGLTRDNYLDDGRSMYLQRGSSFLAGQHRITEAPSMAMKPKTRVRSMSDIGVPQSATVYRNRESWEGGVANGELSTLDTRVSVAQLRHSYLENVNANIRKPEPEAKVELAALDVRPEREGGPRRPRCYIVPGDDRKTSERFRTQPITSAERLESDRTHLSPTELQKTEGEEEKLDERAKLSVAAKRSLFRELEKTGDGSVPKPVSRNAAVERRLRRLQERSHTQPVTSEEVVIATTAPDPHSQAVTAHTAAPSIPTPTLVSSTVTRLSLQGSSQQSPVTPETHSTEAVMTSAVRIAVEEKVPEEPDLSALSLTEKMALFNRLAQKPTSKWLTEGVVSGVAQRRASSRYQTQPITLGEVEKVQNGGKVKPEPLSALLVRQSPAHTTTVSVAHVGDVHLSRSATIAFSPGVGASELDATPVPPKRRSPARISDISAPKPPSPPHLDRSTEIKSSSHNISLVGLRQQAGTEAELGDSCGAAGGGASWRKPRPPKGEDEVKHPPAIQPSPCSECGPTPPSRQGAPPRRPESTVAPATEEHGGLVKELRTSSQNLYETETTVAVHSQTTVSELQESSVSARAAASAAPRTGSQPPPEQQSGEATPADRQGEDADGMSSRQMSIKERVALLKKSGEEDWRNRINKKQEAIQVAESETQLWEQEQSLKKTEEGRVIDDLAVSDEFWDPVFSCTYSPPPPPLPAGQMSQLIDSQPQASPPSTTEPPTRQVDHLHPWRRKRIGEENEAEMTIEERKQLISSKEETWKSTGQGAANDSSQFTVAARMVKKGLAAPASLLTPIISPLGIHTRGNMAAISKPQEEIEVRPDMNLESDRKLDKLESFLGRINSKMAGLQETTLTVTEKAVKEVMKLDDEIFSKFYKCMTDFPRMSGRIEIDEDFDAIFGTHTPKLTSAMVQHKREVRPLRKVQASRNPLKMLAAREDIRQEYTEQRLNVGVLESRRMKSEKMSKSSSYSEAALAGLASKESFSNISLRSVSISEQMSNNSAVPYKTLMLMQVKGRRHVQTRLVEPRSSSLNSGDCFLLVTPQHCFLWIGEFANVIEKAKAAELAMFIQTKHDLGCRADQVQTIEENAESQAHVLNEFWNILGGQDSYQPTGPPEEDELYESAIVETNCTYRLVDDKLVPDDDFWGKAPKYSLLDSKEVLVFDFGSEVYVWHGKEVTLAQRKVAFQLAKHLWNGTFDYTNCDINPLDPSGCNALIPRKGQGRPDWAVFGRLTEHNETILFKEKFLDWKESKKPAQQNDNEQVSEQKEQRGYTCQPYNASLMLPVLQTPVSMMLEGVDVGRGYGLLEGDDHRRFEISTLGVDVWHILEFDYSRLPRQSIGQFHEGDAYVVKWRYMVSAAVGRRQNPEQIRVGGTGKEKCCYFFWQGRHSTVSEKGTSALMTVELDQERGAQVQVQQGKELPCFLQCFSGGMIVHSGKREEEEENTQSEWRLYCVRGEVPVEGHLLEVPCHCSSLRSRASMILLSVNQAVIYLWHGCKAQPHTRQVGRTAANRIKEQCPLEAGLHSSSKVTIHECDEGAEPTGFWEAVGRRDRKAYDCMLQDPGKFNFTPRLFQLTSSSGEFLAEEFFYPSRVAELVSSLPFLQEDLYAASQPALFLVDNFHEVYLWQGWWPQDCENTGSARIRWDADRKCAMETVLQYCKEKNEKKPQKSYLIHAGLEPLTFTNMFPSWEHREDIAEITEREAEVCNQIILVEEVLARLSKSCYPLEELLARPLPEGVDPLRLEIYLSDEDFEDIGAPERRALGMSRDEFEGLPGWKQVNVKKTKGLF, from the exons ATGAGGAGATGCGACGCAA ATTTTGGACCCGGTTCTCCCATTAGACTTGGCAGCTGGACGACGTCGGAAGGGAAAACTCTAAG CTTTCGCCAGGAGTTCTCCTCTGACGACAACTCCGACGTGGTCAAGGATACAGATGCTAATCTTTTAGCCGTCCTTCCCAGGG TTTCAGAACTAAGGAAGTATTTCGAGCGTGTTGCCCGTGATTTAGAGATGAACAG GAAGGAGCGCATCGCCAGACGCCTGGAGGGCATCGAGGGTGATGCTGGCCTGGTGTCCCACCGCCTGTTGGAGGAGGACACCCCACGCTACACACGTGCCACCGATCTCTGTGAGCCGTGTGTTGTGG TGCGGAGATATAGCAGGGAAGAGCTGGCAGTCCCGCCGGCTGTAGAGGTTATCGCCCCAGAGAGGCAGTCCAGAGTTCGAGTGCGAGCCGAACCGAAGACAACCCAGGCTCCGCCCTACAGCTCCACCTCGGTGCTGGCAGAGCTGGACTCCAAGGCAGAGCGGATCGCCCGCTACAAGGCAGAGCGCAGGCGGCAGCTGGCCGAGCGCTATGGGATCTCCCTGGATCAGGAGACGGAGGTGGAGCCCAGCACACCTCGCCATGGTTACGGGCGCACACGTATGCAGCtggaggaggggggcaggggctgTGGCCAGGGGCCACAGGAGAGACACTCCTTACGGGTTTCAGGGGGATCACATAGCAGCAGTTCTGGGGTGGGCCGGGTCTTCATGGCGGCACAGCCAGGACCCCTCGTGGCTGCCCCCGGCTCCTCGGAGCATGAGAGAGCGATGAATCTGGAGAACTCCAGGCGAGACCGAGACAGGGAGAGGGGAGCCCAGCCTGTGTCACCACCCAGCTACACAGACCCGCCAGTGTCCTCCACCAAGGCCCCTCCCAGAGAGCCACCCTTAGCAGGAGTGCCCAGCTCCCCCAGGCCCGGTCGCAGAGCCTCCCTGCCCACCCCGCGGTACGGCATCTCCCCCGGGGACTTGTTCATCGAGCAGCAGGCGCAGAACATCCTCAACAGGCAAGG TATTAGAGCTAGGGAGAGACGGATGAAAGATGACCTCTCACACAGGAGTGCAGAGTGGGGGTTTGACGCGCCACCCCCCAGGCAACACCCCCAGGTCACCATTCACCAAGTGGTGCCTCACCCTAACCCCCCGCACGGCAGGATGGCCGCCGCCCACCCAGAACCCACGCACGGCAGGATGGCCGCCGCCCACCCCGAACCCACGAACGGCAGGATGGCCGCCGCCCACCCCGAACCCACGCACGGCAGGATGGCCGCCGCCCACCCCGAACCCACGCACGGCAGGATGGCCGCCGCCCACCCCGAACCCACGCACGGCAGGATGGCCGCCGCCCACCCCGAACCCACGCACGGCAGGATGGCCGCCGCCCACCCCGAACCCACGCACGGCAGGATGGCCGCCGCCCACCCCGAACCCACGCACGGCAGGATGGCCGCCGCCCACCCCGAACCCACACACAGCAGGATGGCCGCCGCCCACCCCGAACCCACGCACGGCAGGATGGCCGCCGCCCACCCAGAACCCACGCACGGCAGGATGGCCGCCGCCCACCCCGAACCCACGCACAGCAGGATGGCCGCCACCCACCCCGAACCCACGCACGGCAGGATGGCCGCCGCCCACCCCGACCCCACGCACGGCAGGATGGCCGCTGCCCACCCCGAACCCACGCACGGCAGGATGGCCGCCGCCCACCCCGAACCCACGCACGGCAGGATGGCCGCCGCCCACCCCGAACCCACGCACGGCAGGATGGCCGCCGCCCACCCAGAACCCACGCACAGCAGGATGGCCGCCTCCCACCACGGTATAAGGTCCCAGCAGACACCCAGTGCCAGCCGCCCCGTCGGCCAGTACCGGAGTCCTCAGAGGAGAGCCAGCATGGAGTTTAACCCTGACATGCAAGTGGCGGGCGGCTCGCCAGTCAAGACAGAGGGGCTGCTGCGGAGCAGGAAGGCCGTGCTGCCCTCAGAGGTGCGCCACTGGGAGAAGAGTGTTGACACTCCCTATATGGCTGGGCCaggagaggaggaagaggatgaggagCAGTCAGTTCGCATCATAGGTCGACGGTTCAGTCGGAACATGGAGGATCACGCACCCAGATTCATGGAGCAAGCCCCGAATCAGGTGCAGCATGCCCCGGGTCCTCCTGAGCACACCCCAAGAGACGTGCAGCACATCTCCAGGACCTCTGAGCCCATCCACAGACAGGGTGATCACACCAGGCCTCAGACCCACGCAGCATACAATCAGGAGCGCATCTCGAGACCGATGGAGCACATACCAAAGTCCGCAGATAGCACCTCTAGGGTGGCGGATCATATATCAAGGGCAGGAGATGTGGTCATCAGGCCTGTGGAGCGTACATCCAAAGCCATGGAGCACACACCGAGGCGGGCCAGCCACATCACAAAGCTGGGGGATCACAACCTTGACCAGCAAGAGGTAGAGCTACCCGAGGGCTTAACCAGGGACAACTACCTGGATGATGGGAGGTCCATGTACCTCCAGAGGGGCTCATCGTTCCTAGCAGGGCAGCATAGAATCACGGAGGCGCCCTCGATGGCCATGAAGCCCAAAACCCGCGTACGGTCCATGTCTGACATTGGGGTACCCCAGAGCGCAACAGTCTACCGGAATCGGGAGAGCTGGGAGGGTGGCGTGGCCAATGGGGAGCTCAGCACCCTGGACACCAGGGTTTCTGTGGCACAGCTCCGCCACTCCTACCTGGAGAATGTCAATGCCAACATCAGGAAGCCAGAACC GGAGGCTAAGGTAGAGCTGGCAGCGTTGGATGTCAGGCCGGAGCGCGAAGGGGGTCCCCGGAGACCCCGCTGCTATATCGTCCCCGGTGACGACAGAAAGACTTCTGAGAGGTTCAGGACTCAGCCAATCACCTCTGCAGAACGACTAGAGTCCGATAG GACCCATTTAAGTCCTACAGAGCTACAGAAGACGGAAG GGGAAGAGGAGAAGCTGGATGAAAGAGCCAAGCTGAGTGTGGCTGCCAAGCGCTCCCTGTTCAGG GAGCTGGAGAAGACCGGTGATGGCAGTGTGCCCAAGCCGGTATCCCGCAACGCCGCAGTAGAGAGGAGGCTCAGGCGTTTACAGGAGCGTTCCCACACGCAGCCGGTCACCTCTGAGGAGGTGGTCATCGCCACCAC TGCCCCTGACCCCCATTCGCAAGCAGTGACCGCCCACACCGCCGCCCCAAGCATCCCGACCCCCACACTAGTCAGCAGCACAGTGACACGCCTCAG CCTACAAGGGTCCTCGCAGCAGAGCCCCGTCACTCCAGAGACTCACTCAACTGAGGCGGTGATGACATCAGCGGTACGAATAGCAGTGGAAGAAAAGGTACCAGAGGAGCCCGACCTGTCTGCCCTCAGCCTGACAGAAAAGATGGCGCTCTTCAACCGATTAGCACAGAAGCCAACATCCAAATGGCTGACGGAAGGGGTGGTGAGTGGGGTCGCTCAGCGCAGAGCTTCCAGCCGCTATCAGACCCAGCCCATCACCCTTGGGGAGGTGGAGAAG GTTCAGAATGGAGGAAAGGTCAAGCCTGAACCTCTGTCGGCCCTGCTGGTCCGGCAGAGCCCAGCACATACCACCACGGTTTCGGTTGCCCACGTGGGTGATGTCCACCTGAGCAGATCTGCCACCATTGCATTCAGCCCGGGGGTGGGGGCCAGCGAGTTGGATGCCACTCCGGTTCCGCCCAAACGCCGCAGCCCCGCCCGTATCAGTGACATCAGTGCCCCCAAACCACCATCCCCGCCCCACCTGGATCGGTCGACAGAAATCAAAAGCTCCTCCCACAATATTTCATTGGTCGGGCTGCGGCAGCAGGCGGGGACAGAAGCAGAGCTTGGTGACAGCTGTGGAGCTGCAGGGGGCGGGGCTAGTTGGAGGAAGCCCCGCCCCCCTAAGGGGGAGGACGAAGTGAAACATCCACCAGCCATCCAGCCGAGCCCATGCAGTGAATGTGGCCCCACCCCGCCCTCAAGGCAAGGCGCCCCCCCACGGAGACCCGAGAGCACAGTCGCCCCGGCAACAGAAGAACATGGGGGCCTTGTGAAGGAATTGAGGACGTCCTCACAGAACCTGTACGAGACAGAGACGACGGTAGCGGTGCACTCTCAGACCACGGTGTCAG AGCTGCAGGAGAGCAGTGTCTCTGCAAGAGCAGCGGCTTCAGCGGCTCCCAGGACCGGCTCCCAGCCTCCGCCCGAGCAGCAGTCAGGCGAGGCGACCCCGGCAGACCGCCAGGGAGAGGACGCAGACGGGATGTCATCGCGGCAGATGTCCATCAAGGAGAG GGTGGCCTTGCTGAAGAAGAGCGGGGAGGAGGACTGGAGGAACAGGATTAACAAGAAGCAGGAGGCGATACAGGTGGCAGAGAGTGAGACACAGCTGTGGGAGCAGGAGCAGAGTCTCAAGAAAACG GAGGAAGGGAGGGTGATTGATGACTTGGCAGTGTCTGATGAATTCTGG GATCCTGTCTTTTCCTGCACatactctcctcctcctcctcctctccctgctGGGCAAATGAGCCAGCTCATTGATTCCCAGCCCCAG GCCAGCCCCCCCAGTACCACAGAGCCTCCCACCAGACAGGTGGATCACCTTCACCCATGGAGACGGAAG cgcatCGGCGAGGAGAATGAAGCCGAGATGACTATCGAGGAGAGGAAACAGCTAATTAGCTCCAAGGAGGAGACATGGAAATCCACTGGCCAGGGGGCAGCCAACGACTCTTCTCAATTCACTGTGGCTGCGCGCATGGTCAAGAAAG GATTAGCTGCGCCCGCCAGTCTCCTAACCCCGATAATCTCCCCCCTGGGTATCCATACGCGTGGCAACATGGCTGCCATCAGCAAACCCCAGGAAG AAATTGAGGTGAGACCAGATATGAACCTGGAATCTGATCGAAAGCTTGACAAATTGGAATCCTTTCTTGGGCGGATAAACAGTAAAA TGGCAGGCCTCCAGGAGACAACTCTAACTGTAACGGAGAAGGCCGTCAAGGAGGTGATGAAGCTGGACGATGAGATCTTCTCTAAGTTCTACAAATGCATGACTGATTTTCCTCGAATGAGTGGCAGGATAGAGATCGATGAAGACTTCGACGCCATCTTTGGCACACATACGCCCAA GCTAACATCTGCCATGGTGCAACACAAGCGGGAGGTCCGGCCACTGCGGAAGGTGCAGGCATCGCGCAACCCGCTGAAGATGCTAGCGGCACGTGAGGATATCCGGCAAGAGTATACAGAGCAGCGGCTCAATGTGGGCGTGCTGGAATCCAGGAGGATGAAGAGCGAGAAAA TGTCAAAATCCTCCAGCTACTCCGAGGCAGCACTGGCGGGCCTGGCCAGCAAGGAGAGCTTCAGCAATATCAGCCTGCGCAGTGTCAGTATCTCCGAGCAGATGTCCAACAACAGTGCCGTGCCCTACAAGACGCTCATGCTCATGCAGGTCAAAG GCCGGAGGCACGTGCAGACGCGGCTGGTGGAGCCAAGGTCCTCCTCTCTGAACAGCGGCGACTGCTTCTTGCTAGTGACACCCCAGCACTGCTTCCTGTGGATCGGAGAATTCGCCAACGTCATCGAGAAGGCCAAG GCTGCTGAACTGGCCATGTTCATCCAGACTAAGCATGACCTGGGCTGCCGAGCAGACCAAGTGCAGACCATCGAGGAGAACGCTGAGAGCCAGGCTCATGTGCTCAACGAGTTCTGGAACATTCTCGGGGGACAGGACAGTTACCAAC CGACTGGACCCCCTGAGGAAGACGAGCTATACGAAAGCGCCATAGTGGAGACCAACTGCACATATCGCTTGGTGGACGACAAGCTGGTCCCTGATGATGACTTCTGGGGAAAGGCTCCGAAATACTCTCTGCTGGACTCCAAAGAG GTTCTGGTGTTTGACTTCGGCAGCGAGGTCTACGTGTGGCACGGAAAGGAGGTGACGCTAGCGCAGAGGAAGGTGGCCTTCCAGCTGGCCAAGCACCTGTGGAACGGCACCTTCGACTACACCAACTGTGACATCAACCCTCTGGACCCAAGCGGCTGCAATGCGCTCATACCCAG GAAAGGCCAGGGGCGGCCTGACTGGGCGGTCTTTGGCCGGCTCACGGAGCACAACGAAACCATCCTGTTCAAGGAGAAGTTCCTGGACTGGAAGGAATCTAAGAAACCAGCACAGCAGAACGACAATGAGCAAGTCAGCGAGCAGAAG GAGCAGCGGGGCTACACGTGCCAGCCGTACAACGCATCACTGATGCTGCCCGTGCTGCAGACACCGGTCAGCATGATGCTGGAGGGCGTGGACGTGGGCAGGGGCTACGGCCTGCTGGAGGGTGACGACCACCGGCGCTTCGAGATCAGCACGCTGGGCGTGGATGTCTGGCACATCCTGGAGTTCGACTACAGCCGGCTGCCCCGACAGAGCATCGGCCAGTTCCACGAGGGCGACGCGTACGTGGTCAAGTGGCGGTACATGGTGAGCGCAGCAG TGGGCAGGAGGCAGAACCCCGAGCAGATCCGTGTGGGTGGGACTGGCAAGGAGAAGTGCTGCTACTTCTTCTGGCAGGGTCGGCACTCCACGGTGAGCGAGAAGGGCACATCGGCTCTGATGACTGTGGAGCTGGACCAGGAGCGCGGCGCCCAg GTGCAGGTGCAGCAGGGGAAGGAGCTGCCGTGCTTCCTGCAGTGCTTCAGCGGCGGGATGATTGTGCACTCGGggaagagggaggaggaggaggagaacacgCAGA GTGAGTGGCGCCTGTACTGCGTCCGCGGCGAGGTGCCGGTGGAGGGCCATCTGCTGGAGGTGCCctgccactgcagcagcctccgCTCCCGGGCTTCTATGATCCTCCTCAGCGTCAACCAGGCAGTCATCTACCTGTGGCACGGCTGCAAGGCCCAGCCACACACGCGCCAAGTAGGCCGGACGGCGGCCAATCGGATCAAAGAGCA GTGCCCCCTGGAGGCGGGCCTGCACAGCAGCAGCAAAGTGACCATTCACGAGTGCGACGAGGGGGCGGAGCCCACGGGATTCTGGGAGGCGGTGGGAAGGAGGGATAGGAAGGCCTACGACTGCATGCTGCAAG ATCCTGGGAAGTTCAACTTCACTCCACGGCTCTTCCAGTTGACCAGCTCGTCGGGGGAGTTTCTGGCAGAGGAGTTCTTCTACCCCTCCAGGGTGGCTGAGCTGGTCAGCTCGCTGCCCTTCCTGCAAGAGGACCTGTATGCCGCCTCCCAGCCAG CCCTCTTCCTGGTGGACAACTTCCACGAGGTGTACTTGTGGCAGGGCTGGTGGCCCCAGGACTGCGAGAACACAGGCTCCGCCCGCATCCGGTGGGACGCAGACAGAAAGTGCGCCATGGAAACGGTGCTGCAGTACTGCAAAG AGAAGAATGAGAAGAAGCCGCAGAAGTCGTACCTGATCCACGCTGGCCTGGAGCCCCTCACCTTTACCAACATGTTCCCCAGTTGGGAGCATCGGGAGGACATCGCTGAGATCACAGAGCGG GAAGCTGAGGTATGCAACCAGATCATCCTAGTCGAGGAGGTGCTGGCACGGTTGTCCAAGAGTTGCTACCCGCTGGAGGAACTCTTGGCACGACCCCTTCCAGAGGGGGTGGACCCACTGCGCTTGGAGATCTACCTGTCAGATGAGGACTTTGAG GATATAGGGGCTCCTGAACGG AGAGCTCTGGGGATGAGCCGAGATGAATTTGAAGGATTGCCTGGATGGAAGCAAGTGAACGTGAAGAAGACCAAGGGTCTGTTTTAG